The Clostridioides sp. ES-S-0010-02 genome window below encodes:
- a CDS encoding iron ABC transporter permease: MTTLSKKNLTYSLILISIVALVFGIVLSITIGAKDMNLSTVISSLINMEDGINMRIVKDVRLPRAIAAALVGGFLAVSGAIMQGITRNPIAEPSVIGITQGATFAIAISLVLQQKFPKLIHGNFSVMIFAFIGASISGLFIYFVSSKSRGRVNNVKLALAGVALGTLLISLASAISMYFNLSQQLSFWISGGLVGVTWEGIKLLFIVGGIGFILSMIMAPRITILSLGEEVAIGLGQKTDIVRFICIVLVILMTGASVSVSGNIIFIGLIVPQIAKGIVGSDYKYIIPSSLVLGAVLLVYTDILSRMINPPYETPVGSITALIGVPIFIYLVRKGNK; encoded by the coding sequence TTGACTACACTTAGTAAAAAAAATCTGACTTATTCGTTGATATTAATAAGTATAGTTGCACTTGTATTTGGAATTGTATTATCCATAACTATTGGGGCTAAAGATATGAATCTATCGACTGTTATAAGTAGTTTAATAAATATGGAAGATGGAATAAATATGAGAATAGTGAAGGATGTTAGACTTCCAAGGGCAATAGCAGCAGCACTTGTTGGAGGATTTTTAGCAGTTTCAGGTGCTATAATGCAAGGAATAACAAGAAATCCTATAGCTGAACCTTCTGTTATAGGAATTACACAGGGAGCTACATTTGCTATTGCAATATCATTAGTACTTCAACAAAAATTTCCTAAACTTATACATGGGAACTTTAGTGTAATGATATTTGCATTTATTGGAGCAAGTATAAGTGGTTTATTTATATATTTTGTAAGTTCAAAATCAAGAGGAAGAGTTAATAATGTAAAATTAGCTCTTGCAGGGGTAGCTCTTGGTACATTGTTAATTTCTTTGGCCTCTGCAATATCTATGTACTTTAATCTATCTCAGCAATTAAGTTTTTGGATATCAGGAGGACTTGTAGGCGTAACGTGGGAAGGTATAAAGCTATTATTTATAGTTGGAGGTATTGGATTTATCCTATCTATGATTATGGCACCAAGAATAACTATCTTAAGTCTTGGAGAAGAAGTGGCAATAGGGTTAGGGCAAAAAACTGACATTGTTAGATTTATATGTATAGTATTAGTAATATTAATGACTGGAGCATCTGTTTCAGTATCAGGTAATATTATTTTTATAGGTCTTATAGTTCCTCAGATAGCTAAAGGAATAGTAGGCTCAGATTATAAGTATATAATACCAAGTTCTTTGGTTCTAGGAGCTGTGCTACTTGTATATACGGATATATTAAGTAGAATGATAAATCCTCCATATGAGACTCCAGTGGGCTCTATAACAGCTCTTATAGGAGTTCCAATATTTATATATCTTGTTAGAAAGGGGAATAAATAG
- a CDS encoding iron ABC transporter permease, with amino-acid sequence MKNIIKTNSKTLLVISILMVLIFVAFLVSLNLGSFSIEPMDVIKTFIGQGQRNHEIAIFKLRLPRIIIALLVGSALSTAGVILQGVTKNDLADSGILGINSGAALFVVVYIYLMNGNVYEGMSNLTVFTMPVVALVGALFGAFLIYSLAWKGGINSSRLLLIGIGVNIAFTSILTIFQLKFTTQEFNRVMVWTSGSIWGTSWKYVIAVLPFIVIFMGITMYKAKYIDVLNLGDEVSTSLGVDVEKQRRRLIIYAVILSGVSTSVAGSISFLGLIAPHIGRKIIGPRHKRLIPVSALIGTLLLLVADTISRNLLAPIEIPVGIVVSIIGVPYFIYLMLSND; translated from the coding sequence ATGAAAAATATTATAAAAACAAATTCTAAAACTTTACTTGTTATTTCAATTTTAATGGTACTTATTTTTGTTGCTTTTCTAGTTAGTTTAAATTTAGGTTCATTTTCTATAGAACCAATGGATGTCATAAAGACTTTTATAGGACAAGGTCAACGTAATCATGAAATTGCAATATTTAAACTGAGATTGCCAAGGATAATAATAGCTTTATTGGTTGGTTCAGCATTATCAACAGCAGGTGTAATACTTCAAGGAGTTACAAAGAATGATTTGGCTGACTCTGGAATTTTGGGTATAAATTCAGGAGCAGCATTATTTGTAGTAGTTTATATATATCTTATGAATGGTAATGTTTATGAAGGTATGAGTAATCTCACTGTATTTACAATGCCAGTTGTTGCACTTGTAGGAGCTTTGTTTGGAGCATTTTTGATATATTCTCTTGCATGGAAAGGTGGAATAAATTCATCAAGGTTACTACTGATTGGTATAGGTGTAAATATAGCTTTTACTTCAATTTTGACGATATTTCAATTGAAATTTACAACACAAGAATTTAATAGAGTTATGGTATGGACATCAGGTAGCATTTGGGGAACTAGTTGGAAATATGTAATAGCTGTACTTCCATTTATAGTGATTTTTATGGGAATAACTATGTATAAGGCTAAGTATATTGATGTCTTGAACTTAGGTGATGAAGTGTCTACAAGTCTTGGTGTAGATGTGGAGAAGCAAAGAAGAAGACTCATAATATATGCAGTAATTTTATCTGGTGTATCAACATCAGTAGCAGGTAGTATTTCGTTTTTAGGTTTAATAGCACCACACATAGGAAGAAAGATAATAGGTCCGAGACATAAAAGACTAATACCAGTATCAGCGCTGATAGGTACATTATTACTTTTAGTGGCAGACACTATATCTAGAAATCTTCTTGCTCCTATAGAAATACCAGTAGGTATAGTTGTATCCATAATAGGAGTACCATACTTTATTTATTTAATGTTGTCAAATGATTAG
- a CDS encoding ABC transporter ATP-binding protein — MNCINTKNLNVSYGNTDIIKDLNLNIPKGKITTIIGANGCGKSTILKTIGRIISPKNGSIYINGEDIYKKKSKEIAKSMAVLPQSPQAPSGLTVSELISYGRFPHKSGFGNSSREDRDIVNWSLEVTGISEFKDRNMEDLSGGQRQRAWIAMALAQETDILLLDEPTTYLDLAHQLEILKLLEELNKKQGRTIVMVIHELNNAARFADHMIGIKKGKIVCQGNAYDVMTKDNLKELFNIDAEIATDPRTNKPICITYDMV, encoded by the coding sequence ATGAATTGTATAAATACTAAAAATCTAAATGTATCATATGGAAATACCGATATTATAAAAGATTTAAATTTAAATATACCAAAAGGAAAAATAACTACTATAATAGGGGCTAATGGTTGTGGAAAGTCTACAATACTTAAAACAATAGGGAGAATTATTAGCCCTAAAAATGGAAGTATATATATAAATGGAGAAGATATATATAAGAAAAAATCTAAGGAGATAGCAAAGAGTATGGCTGTACTTCCACAAAGCCCTCAAGCTCCTAGCGGGCTTACTGTTTCAGAGCTAATTTCATATGGAAGATTCCCTCATAAAAGTGGATTTGGAAATTCTAGTAGAGAAGACAGAGATATTGTAAATTGGAGCTTAGAAGTTACTGGAATTTCAGAATTTAAGGATAGAAATATGGAAGATTTGTCAGGCGGACAAAGACAAAGAGCATGGATAGCTATGGCTTTGGCACAAGAGACTGATATACTTTTGTTAGATGAGCCTACAACATATTTAGATTTAGCTCATCAATTAGAAATACTAAAATTATTAGAGGAATTAAACAAAAAACAAGGAAGAACTATTGTCATGGTAATACATGAACTTAATAACGCAGCAAGATTTGCTGACCACATGATAGGTATTAAGAAAGGTAAGATAGTTTGTCAAGGTAATGCATACGATGTTATGACAAAAGACAATCTGAAGGAGTTGTTTAATATCGATGCAGAAATAGCTACAGACCCAAGGACAAATAAACCAATTTGTATAACTTATGACATGGTATAA
- a CDS encoding MATE family efflux transporter yields the protein MENQEALRHEKIWILLFRYSIPAIIAMMVTSLYNVVDRAFIGSMEGVGSIAIAGLGVTMPVFTLIIAFGMLVSVGASTSLSIKLGERNKKEAEKILGNALTLSIIISIIITVLGLVFLEDILFLLGASKDSISYAKDYMSVILVGTPFNLIAFSLNNAIRAEGNPKLAARTMIVGCILNLILDPIFIFVFNLGIKGAAIATVLCQVVVFTWVAHYFIRGKSNLKLKKYNLKLDTNIIKKIFAIGMTPFAMEVAISITHVFTNNSLKAYGGDLAIGAMTALTSILLMFMMPVFGLNQGMQTIISYNYGAKQFERAKKTLILSIIVSIVILSFGFLVVQVYPEVFVGIFNKDSNLMEIAVRGININLITLPIMGISIVGPVYFQCVSKVKHSMFLTLLRQFILFIPLIIVLPIRFNLDGVWLAQPIADFIAMIIVLLFLRREFKMNQA from the coding sequence ATGGAAAATCAAGAAGCATTAAGACATGAAAAAATATGGATTTTATTATTTAGATACTCAATACCTGCAATAATAGCTATGATGGTAACATCGCTTTACAATGTAGTAGATAGAGCCTTTATTGGTTCTATGGAAGGAGTTGGGTCTATAGCTATTGCAGGACTTGGTGTAACTATGCCAGTGTTTACACTGATAATAGCTTTTGGAATGTTAGTATCAGTAGGTGCTAGTACAAGCTTGTCTATAAAGCTAGGAGAAAGAAATAAAAAAGAAGCGGAAAAAATATTGGGTAATGCCCTTACACTATCTATAATTATTTCTATAATTATAACTGTATTAGGATTAGTTTTTTTAGAAGACATACTTTTTCTTTTGGGAGCAAGCAAAGATTCAATATCTTATGCAAAAGACTATATGAGTGTTATATTGGTTGGAACTCCATTTAATCTAATTGCATTTTCTTTAAATAATGCAATTAGAGCAGAGGGAAATCCTAAGTTAGCAGCTAGAACAATGATAGTAGGTTGTATACTAAATTTGATATTAGACCCAATATTCATATTTGTGTTTAACTTAGGTATAAAAGGAGCAGCTATAGCAACTGTACTCTGTCAAGTAGTGGTGTTTACTTGGGTAGCACATTATTTTATAAGAGGAAAATCTAATTTAAAATTAAAAAAATACAATTTAAAATTAGATACAAATATAATAAAAAAAATATTTGCAATAGGTATGACACCATTTGCAATGGAAGTAGCTATAAGTATAACTCATGTATTTACTAATAACTCTCTAAAGGCTTATGGTGGAGATTTAGCTATTGGAGCTATGACAGCTCTTACATCTATTTTATTGATGTTTATGATGCCAGTATTTGGTCTAAATCAAGGTATGCAAACTATAATATCATATAATTATGGAGCAAAGCAATTTGAACGTGCAAAGAAAACCTTAATATTGTCTATCATAGTATCTATAGTTATATTATCTTTTGGATTTTTAGTAGTGCAGGTATACCCTGAAGTATTTGTTGGCATATTCAATAAAGATTCAAATCTAATGGAAATAGCTGTAAGAGGTATAAATATAAATTTAATCACCTTACCTATAATGGGGATTTCTATTGTTGGGCCTGTGTATTTTCAATGTGTGAGTAAAGTTAAACATTCTATGTTTTTGACTCTTTTGAGACAGTTTATCTTATTTATACCATTAATTATTGTACTTCCAATTCGATTTAATTTAGATGGAGTTTGGTTAGCACAGCCAATTGCAGATTTTATTGCTATGATAATTGTATTATTGTTCTTAAGACGAGAATTTAAGATGAATCAAGCATAA
- a CDS encoding EAL domain-containing protein, with product MYTKSVQNKKIIITLLLTLLIIVSLVCVSFVMTLRKVTHRETERYLTEISESVSTTINEKCKSIFKILYSIGDTYFQFSDNNKNVTEYLSKKSKLLKFDWLGVADSSGNFIGTDESTGNVRGQYFYRKALQGEETITPIKSQSGIYGILYSVPLYKDDKITGAITAWNTLDTMRTLLSVESFGGEGFSQIIDKNGNFIVSSDNKNAPKNVVNFFDTIKKHGSYTGKDTLREMKTNLKENKKGSMYFTLDDGIYKAMHYVPLEEENLYLLSIVPVKVANAQFDLLLKKAVFINILIIILFLLLIMLIIFINRKNREQLIKIAYVDPVTKGYSKARFDMEAKAIIESTSAGTYSLVSININKFKLINDSFGSNAGDKTLKYIHDVIANYLEREELLCRVSNDQFNILIKTISQKEILKYIENITNDINSFNKDKECKYFIALSIGVYKIDDPNIPLVSIQDRANVARKNIKGNTVTHPLYTCVFYSDLERLRMLKEKEMENRMEEALDNNEFVVYLQPKVNLKNNNIVGAEALVRWQDPDRGLIPPNDFIPFFEKNGFIIKLDHYVFEKSCAMIRKWIDNGETPIPISVNFSRAHLNNKDFLEKYKTIRDKYDVPAKLLEIELTETLIFDNLQMLLNVIDQIHEEGFQCSLDDFGSGYSSLNMLKEIKVDTLKLDRAFFSSPNADNVSENYVIESVVELAKKLNMNSVSEGVETILQMEYLKKINCDMIQGYVFSKPIPQEIFEKMTFGKTLDEVNTNDAVK from the coding sequence ATGTATACTAAAAGCGTACAAAATAAAAAAATAATAATTACCTTATTACTAACACTCCTTATAATTGTGTCCTTAGTTTGTGTTTCTTTTGTTATGACACTGCGTAAAGTAACTCATCGTGAAACAGAGCGGTATCTTACAGAAATCTCAGAGAGTGTCTCCACTACAATTAATGAAAAATGTAAAAGTATATTTAAAATATTATACTCTATAGGAGATACTTACTTTCAGTTTAGTGATAACAATAAAAATGTCACTGAATATTTATCTAAAAAATCAAAATTACTGAAGTTTGATTGGTTAGGTGTTGCTGATTCTAGTGGGAATTTTATAGGCACTGATGAAAGTACAGGTAATGTTAGAGGGCAGTATTTTTATAGAAAAGCTCTTCAAGGTGAAGAGACAATTACTCCAATCAAATCTCAATCTGGTATATATGGAATTTTATATTCTGTACCACTTTATAAAGATGATAAAATAACTGGAGCTATTACTGCTTGGAATACTCTTGATACTATGAGAACGTTACTAAGCGTGGAGAGTTTTGGGGGTGAAGGATTTTCTCAAATCATTGACAAAAATGGAAATTTCATTGTAAGTTCAGACAACAAAAACGCACCAAAAAATGTTGTAAACTTTTTTGACACAATTAAAAAACATGGAAGCTATACTGGTAAAGATACTCTTAGAGAAATGAAGACAAATTTAAAAGAGAACAAAAAAGGTTCTATGTACTTTACATTGGATGATGGTATTTATAAAGCTATGCACTATGTTCCTCTGGAAGAGGAAAACCTATATCTACTTTCAATTGTTCCAGTAAAGGTAGCAAATGCACAGTTTGATTTACTTCTAAAAAAAGCAGTCTTTATCAACATTTTAATTATTATATTATTTTTATTACTTATCATGTTGATTATATTTATAAATCGCAAAAATAGAGAGCAACTTATAAAAATCGCCTATGTAGACCCTGTAACTAAAGGCTATAGTAAGGCACGTTTTGATATGGAAGCTAAAGCAATCATAGAATCAACTTCAGCAGGAACCTATTCATTAGTATCTATAAATATTAATAAATTCAAACTTATTAATGATTCTTTTGGTAGTAATGCTGGAGATAAAACATTAAAATATATACATGATGTAATTGCTAATTATTTGGAACGAGAAGAATTACTTTGTAGAGTTTCTAATGACCAGTTTAATATTCTTATTAAAACTATTTCACAAAAAGAAATTCTTAAGTACATAGAAAATATTACAAATGATATTAACAGTTTTAACAAAGATAAAGAATGTAAATATTTTATAGCTCTTTCTATAGGTGTCTATAAAATTGATGACCCAAATATACCACTAGTATCAATTCAAGACCGTGCAAATGTAGCACGAAAAAACATTAAAGGAAATACTGTAACTCATCCACTTTACACATGTGTATTTTATAGTGATTTAGAACGTTTGAGAATGCTTAAAGAAAAAGAAATGGAAAATAGAATGGAAGAAGCATTAGATAATAATGAATTTGTAGTCTATCTCCAACCTAAAGTAAACCTTAAAAACAATAATATTGTAGGTGCAGAAGCATTAGTGCGATGGCAAGACCCAGATAGAGGTCTTATTCCACCAAATGATTTTATTCCTTTTTTTGAAAAAAATGGCTTCATCATCAAACTTGACCATTATGTGTTTGAAAAATCGTGTGCCATGATACGAAAATGGATAGATAATGGGGAAACTCCAATACCTATTTCAGTTAATTTTTCACGTGCTCATTTAAATAATAAAGATTTTTTAGAAAAATACAAAACAATTCGTGATAAATACGATGTCCCTGCTAAACTTTTGGAAATCGAATTAACTGAGACACTCATCTTTGATAACTTACAAATGTTACTCAATGTAATAGACCAAATCCATGAGGAAGGTTTTCAATGTTCACTAGATGATTTTGGAAGTGGATATTCTTCACTTAACATGCTAAAAGAAATAAAAGTTGATACTCTAAAACTTGACCGAGCATTTTTTAGTTCTCCCAACGCAGATAATGTATCTGAAAATTATGTAATAGAATCTGTAGTTGAGCTAGCAAAAAAATTAAATATGAATAGTGTATCAGAGGGTGTTGAAACAATCTTACAGATGGAATATCTAAAGAAAATTAATTGTGATATGATACAAGGATATGTTTTTTCTAAACCTATTCCTCAAGAAATATTTGAAAAAATGACTTTTGGAAAAACACTAGATGAAGTCAATACAAACGATGCTGTAAAATAA
- a CDS encoding UxaA family hydrolase, with the protein MKLMGYLRENGQYGIRNHILVIPTSVCSSETATRVAALVPGAIAIPHQHGCCQIGSDIELTEKTLIGFGKNPNVAAVLVVGLGCDGIQAKDLASEISTTGKKVDYVVIQECGGTLKAIAKGAEIASQMAREISKEVRVEFDMSEITLALECGGSDPTSGIASNPSIGIASNLLIDEGGSSILSETTEVIGAEHLLATRFEDENMKEKFLKFVNDVEKRAITMGEDLRSGQPTPGNKAGGLSTIEEKSLGCMYKAGNKPFKGALEYAEILPSDKKGLYFMDTPGQDIDSITGMVAGGAQIVIFSTGRGTPTGSPISPVIKITGNSDTYNKMIDNIDINAGRIITEGAKIKDIGKEIFDEIVEVCNGKHTKAESLGHREFGIYRIASTF; encoded by the coding sequence ATGAAATTAATGGGTTATTTAAGAGAAAATGGACAATATGGTATTCGTAATCATATTTTAGTTATTCCAACATCTGTCTGTTCAAGTGAGACAGCTACAAGAGTTGCAGCACTTGTTCCTGGAGCAATAGCTATCCCACACCAACATGGATGTTGTCAAATTGGCTCTGATATAGAGCTTACAGAAAAAACATTGATAGGATTTGGTAAAAACCCTAATGTAGCTGCTGTTTTAGTAGTTGGACTTGGATGTGATGGTATTCAAGCAAAAGATTTAGCATCTGAAATATCTACAACAGGAAAAAAAGTCGACTATGTTGTTATACAAGAATGTGGTGGAACACTAAAAGCAATAGCTAAAGGTGCTGAAATAGCAAGTCAGATGGCTCGTGAAATATCAAAAGAAGTAAGAGTTGAATTTGATATGAGCGAAATTACATTGGCACTTGAATGTGGTGGCTCTGACCCAACAAGTGGAATTGCATCAAACCCTTCAATAGGAATTGCATCAAATCTTCTTATAGATGAGGGTGGCAGTAGTATATTAAGTGAGACTACAGAAGTAATTGGTGCAGAACATTTATTGGCTACTCGCTTTGAAGATGAAAACATGAAAGAAAAATTTCTTAAATTTGTAAATGATGTAGAAAAAAGAGCAATTACTATGGGAGAAGATTTACGTAGTGGTCAACCTACTCCAGGTAATAAAGCTGGTGGATTATCAACAATTGAAGAAAAATCACTTGGCTGTATGTATAAAGCAGGGAACAAACCATTCAAGGGTGCTCTTGAATATGCTGAGATTTTACCTTCAGATAAAAAAGGTTTATATTTTATGGATACTCCAGGTCAAGATATAGATTCTATCACTGGTATGGTGGCAGGTGGTGCACAGATTGTAATCTTCTCAACTGGTAGAGGTACTCCAACAGGAAGCCCAATTTCGCCAGTTATTAAAATTACTGGAAACAGTGATACATACAATAAAATGATAGATAATATCGATATAAATGCAGGTAGAATTATAACAGAGGGCGCTAAAATTAAAGATATAGGTAAGGAAATATTCGATGAAATAGTGGAAGTATGTAATGGTAAACACACTAAAGCTGAAAGCCTTGGCCATAGAGAATTTGGTATTTACAGAATTGCATCTACTTTCTAG
- a CDS encoding UxaA family hydrolase yields the protein MNAIIHANEKDNLVTCVRPLVKGEKVSIDGKSYIVNDNIPVFHKMATEDVKKGDVVYKYGEIIGIATVDIKTGDYVHVHNIESTRGRGDKK from the coding sequence ATGAATGCAATTATTCATGCAAATGAAAAAGACAATCTAGTTACATGTGTTAGACCTTTAGTTAAAGGTGAAAAAGTTTCAATTGATGGAAAATCTTATATAGTAAATGATAATATTCCTGTTTTTCATAAAATGGCTACAGAAGATGTGAAAAAAGGTGATGTTGTTTATAAATATGGAGAGATTATAGGAATTGCAACAGTTGACATAAAAACTGGTGACTATGTTCATGTACATAATATTGAAAGTACGCGTGGTCGCGGAGATAAAAAATAG
- a CDS encoding 2-keto-3-deoxygluconate permease: MHILKSVKKIPGGLMVCPLLLGALFNTVCPHALEIGGFTTSLFKTGAMSILALFCLCNGAQINIRQAGKPLTKGIVLTATKFVIGAVLGIIVSKFIGPKGIIGITPLAIVATMTNSNGGLFAALAGEYGDSTDVGAISILSLNDGPFFTMLAFGVTGLANVPIVALFAALIPILLGFILGNLDEDIREFLAPGTTLLIPFFAFPLGAALNFNQIITAGFPGVILGLAVTLITGMGGYFVMKLIRAEHPAVGAATGTTAGNAAGTPEALAAIDPTLATIAAVSTVQVAAAIIVTAICCPMLVSYLDKREKRKKAIFKTNKNIEVN, from the coding sequence ATGCATATCTTAAAATCGGTGAAAAAGATACCAGGAGGACTTATGGTCTGTCCCCTGCTATTGGGAGCACTATTTAATACAGTATGTCCACATGCTCTTGAAATTGGAGGATTTACAACTTCCTTATTTAAAACTGGTGCAATGAGTATACTTGCTCTATTTTGTCTATGTAATGGCGCTCAAATCAACATAAGACAAGCAGGCAAACCTTTGACTAAGGGCATAGTACTCACGGCAACAAAATTTGTAATTGGTGCAGTACTAGGTATTATTGTTAGTAAATTCATTGGGCCTAAAGGCATAATTGGTATTACACCTCTTGCTATAGTTGCTACTATGACTAATTCAAATGGAGGTCTCTTTGCTGCTCTTGCTGGTGAATATGGAGATTCTACAGATGTTGGTGCGATATCTATCTTATCTCTAAATGATGGTCCATTTTTTACGATGCTTGCCTTTGGAGTAACTGGACTTGCAAATGTGCCTATAGTAGCTTTATTTGCAGCACTCATACCAATATTACTTGGATTTATACTTGGTAATCTCGATGAAGATATACGAGAATTTCTTGCACCTGGTACAACATTGTTAATACCTTTCTTTGCTTTTCCTTTAGGAGCTGCATTAAACTTTAACCAAATTATAACTGCTGGATTCCCTGGAGTTATACTAGGTCTTGCTGTAACTCTAATAACAGGTATGGGTGGATATTTTGTAATGAAACTTATACGTGCAGAACATCCAGCAGTAGGTGCAGCTACTGGTACGACAGCAGGTAATGCGGCTGGTACTCCTGAAGCTTTAGCCGCTATTGACCCTACACTTGCTACAATTGCGGCTGTTTCAACAGTACAAGTTGCTGCAGCTATCATTGTTACAGCAATATGCTGTCCAATGCTCGTCTCCTATTTGGATAAAAGAGAAAAAAGAAAAAAAGCTATTTTTAAAACAAATAAAAACATAGAAGTAAACTAA
- a CDS encoding sigma 54-interacting transcriptional regulator: MKYGGIIMKEILVIAPTKGTYEKSIHIVKKYKYTNIDVVFGNLKEGIPLAEKSINHGTRIIISRGGTYNMLKETYNIPIVEIKVDAYDIIESYKEVKNSNEPFGIIGFNNVIYGFDIIEEILNKKITMIEIEKEEEIYDAIEKYRKKGINTYIGDTTVAHIVERLNCKGILIESREENILRAIQQAEQILDATKDEQKRRLQIEAMTDFVHDGIITVDKNFKITLFNKSAEKIFGIKKENALYHNVIDVIPNTVLPQVVETMEPQIGEIQNIGSTKIITNRVPIIVDGQIQGAVSTFQDSKEISSFEHTIRRSLLNKGLSAKYTFDDIIYASEKTKDCIEVAKKYACYDTPMIITGESGVGKELFCQSIHNYSKRKNAPFVAVNCAAIPPSLIESEFFGYEEGSFTGARKKGKTGVFELAHEGTIFLDEISEIPIELQGRLLRVLQEKQVMRIGGDKVIPIDVKIICASNKDLKDMMRDGLFRRDLYFRINILTLYLPSLKERKEDIIKLSEFFIKKYSAKYNKIPLIITPNIRQALLEKEYEGNIRELEGIIERAVIIESFDSILSEKYNSEYANTINDTDKADFKCNNLDLKTLEKKYIYKVYNENNRNTTKTCEILKITRSTLWRKLKEIESDV, translated from the coding sequence ATGAAATATGGAGGAATTATTATGAAAGAAATACTTGTTATTGCTCCTACTAAAGGAACCTATGAAAAATCGATTCACATAGTAAAAAAATATAAGTATACAAACATTGATGTTGTATTTGGTAATTTAAAAGAAGGAATACCACTCGCCGAAAAAAGTATTAACCATGGTACTAGAATTATCATAAGTAGAGGTGGAACTTACAATATGTTAAAAGAAACATATAACATACCTATAGTTGAGATTAAAGTAGATGCTTATGATATTATAGAAAGCTATAAGGAAGTTAAAAATTCAAATGAACCATTTGGGATAATTGGATTTAATAATGTTATATATGGCTTTGATATTATAGAAGAAATATTGAATAAGAAAATAACGATGATTGAAATTGAAAAGGAAGAAGAAATTTATGATGCTATAGAAAAATATAGAAAAAAAGGCATCAATACATATATAGGTGATACTACTGTTGCACATATTGTTGAAAGACTTAATTGTAAGGGAATATTAATTGAATCTAGAGAAGAAAACATACTTAGAGCCATTCAACAAGCTGAACAAATACTCGACGCAACTAAAGATGAGCAAAAAAGAAGATTACAGATAGAAGCTATGACAGATTTTGTACATGATGGAATAATAACAGTTGATAAAAATTTTAAAATCACATTATTTAATAAGAGTGCTGAAAAAATATTTGGTATAAAAAAAGAAAATGCACTTTATCATAATGTTATAGATGTTATTCCAAACACAGTTTTACCTCAAGTAGTTGAAACCATGGAACCACAAATTGGTGAAATACAGAATATAGGAAGTACAAAAATCATTACAAATAGAGTTCCAATTATCGTTGATGGTCAAATTCAAGGAGCAGTTTCTACATTTCAAGACAGTAAGGAAATAAGTTCATTTGAACATACAATAAGAAGAAGTCTATTAAACAAAGGTCTATCTGCTAAATACACATTTGATGATATAATCTATGCAAGTGAAAAAACAAAAGACTGTATAGAAGTTGCAAAAAAATATGCTTGCTATGATACTCCAATGATTATTACAGGGGAATCTGGTGTTGGTAAAGAGTTATTTTGTCAAAGTATTCATAATTATAGCAAACGTAAAAATGCTCCTTTTGTTGCTGTAAACTGTGCTGCAATACCTCCATCTTTAATAGAAAGTGAGTTCTTTGGATATGAGGAGGGCTCATTCACAGGAGCAAGAAAAAAAGGAAAAACAGGTGTATTTGAATTGGCACATGAAGGAACAATCTTTCTCGATGAAATAAGTGAAATTCCAATTGAACTTCAAGGAAGATTATTAAGAGTCTTGCAAGAAAAGCAAGTTATGAGAATTGGTGGTGATAAAGTTATTCCCATAGATGTAAAAATAATTTGTGCTTCAAATAAAGACTTAAAAGATATGATGCGTGACGGTTTATTTAGACGAGACCTTTACTTTAGAATAAATATATTAACATTGTATCTTCCTTCACTCAAGGAGAGAAAAGAAGACATCATAAAATTATCAGAATTTTTCATAAAAAAATATTCAGCTAAATACAATAAGATACCTTTAATTATCACTCCAAATATCAGACAAGCTCTTCTTGAAAAAGAATATGAAGGAAATATAAGAGAATTAGAAGGAATAATCGAGAGAGCTGTTATTATAGAATCATTTGATTCAATTTTATCAGAAAAATACAATAGTGAATATGCAAATACTATAAATGATACAGATAAGGCTGATTTTAAATGTAATAACTTAGACTTAAAAACACTAGAAAAGAAATATATCTATAAAGTCTATAATGAAAATAATAGAAACACTACAAAAACTTGTGAAATACTAAAAATCACTCGCTCCACCCTATGGAGAAAGTTAAAAGAAATTGAAAGTGATGTTTAA